A single region of the Nocardioides ochotonae genome encodes:
- a CDS encoding nicotinate phosphoribosyltransferase, producing MPTTIAAPAAGRTLDVQPAASTALLTDQYELTMLRAAIANGTAQRYCVFEAFARHLPRGRRYGVVAGLDRILEAVESFTFSPDQVLSLLEREVIDIPTARWLSGFRFTGTIHAYPEGELYVGGSPVLRVEGSFGECVLLETLILSILNHDVAIASAASRMVNAAGGRRLLEMGSRRTHEEAAVAAARAAYVAGFDATSNLQACYRYGVPAVGTSAHAFTLAHDTEAEAFAAQVATLGTSTTLLVDTYDIEQGIRNAVEAAGPALGGVRIDSGDLGAEAVRARRLLDELGAPGAKVVLTGDLDEYRIADLADAPVDVYGVGTRLVTGSGHPTASMVYKLVAISPDETDRDLRPVAKNAPGKASVGGRKTARRLLDDRGVAVGEEVLPEDAGRRPGAAQRRGRDLQVLAYADGVRLHRPTLEQSRALHRRALAELDPAALDLADGPAAFGA from the coding sequence ATGCCCACCACGATCGCCGCCCCGGCCGCCGGCCGGACCCTCGACGTCCAGCCCGCTGCGAGCACCGCGCTGCTCACCGACCAGTACGAGCTGACGATGCTGCGCGCGGCGATCGCCAACGGGACCGCGCAGCGCTACTGCGTCTTCGAGGCCTTCGCCCGCCACCTGCCGCGCGGTCGCCGCTACGGCGTCGTCGCCGGGCTCGACCGGATCCTGGAGGCGGTGGAGTCGTTCACCTTCTCCCCCGACCAGGTGCTCTCGCTGCTCGAGCGCGAGGTCATCGACATCCCCACCGCGAGGTGGCTCTCGGGCTTCCGCTTCACCGGCACCATCCACGCCTACCCCGAGGGCGAGCTGTACGTCGGCGGCTCCCCGGTGCTGCGGGTGGAGGGCAGCTTCGGCGAGTGCGTGCTGCTCGAGACGCTGATCCTCTCGATCCTCAACCACGACGTCGCGATCGCCTCGGCGGCCTCGCGCATGGTCAACGCCGCCGGCGGCCGCAGGCTGCTGGAGATGGGCTCGCGCCGCACCCACGAGGAGGCCGCCGTGGCCGCGGCCCGGGCGGCGTACGTCGCGGGGTTCGACGCGACCAGCAACCTGCAGGCCTGCTACCGCTACGGGGTCCCCGCCGTCGGCACCAGCGCCCACGCCTTCACCCTCGCCCACGACACCGAGGCCGAGGCGTTCGCCGCCCAGGTGGCCACGCTCGGGACCTCGACCACGCTGCTGGTGGACACCTACGACATCGAGCAGGGCATCCGCAACGCGGTCGAGGCCGCCGGGCCCGCCCTCGGCGGGGTGCGCATCGACTCCGGCGACCTGGGTGCCGAGGCCGTGCGCGCCCGCCGACTGCTCGACGAGCTGGGCGCCCCCGGCGCCAAGGTCGTCCTCACCGGCGACCTGGACGAGTACCGCATCGCCGACCTCGCCGATGCCCCCGTGGACGTCTACGGCGTCGGCACCCGCCTGGTCACCGGCTCGGGCCACCCGACCGCCTCGATGGTCTACAAGCTGGTCGCGATCTCCCCCGACGAGACCGACCGCGACCTGCGCCCGGTCGCGAAGAACGCCCCCGGCAAGGCGTCCGTCGGCGGCCGCAAGACCGCTCGCCGCCTGCTCGACGACCGCGGCGTCGCCGTCGGCGAGGAGGTCCTCCCCGAGGACGCCGGCCGCCGCCCGGGCGCCGCCCAGCGCCGCGGGCGTGACCTGCAGGTGCTCGCCTACGCCGACGGGGTCCGCCTGCACCGCCCGACCCTCGAGCAGAGCCGGGCCCTGCACCGTCGGGCCCTGGCCGAGCTCGACCCGGCCGCCCTCGACCTCGCCGACGGCCCCGCCGCCTTCGGCGCCTGA
- a CDS encoding VOC family protein produces the protein MTSRLTEINIDCADPGQLAQFWCAALGYGVLDATDDLVEIGPARGADAELLAAVRRGPLAPSIFLARVPEGKAAKNRLHLDLSPIDTTQAAEVARLERLGARSADVGQTGAESWIVMADPEGNEFCVLRSLAPGEFDL, from the coding sequence ATGACCTCTCGACTCACCGAGATCAACATCGACTGCGCCGACCCGGGGCAGCTCGCGCAGTTCTGGTGCGCCGCGCTCGGGTACGGCGTCCTCGACGCCACCGACGACCTGGTCGAGATCGGCCCGGCCCGCGGTGCGGACGCTGAGCTCCTCGCCGCCGTACGGCGTGGGCCGCTGGCTCCGTCGATCTTCCTGGCGCGGGTGCCGGAGGGAAAGGCGGCCAAGAACCGCCTGCACCTCGACCTCTCACCGATCGACACCACCCAGGCGGCGGAGGTCGCGAGGCTCGAGCGACTGGGTGCGCGATCGGCGGACGTGGGCCAGACCGGGGCGGAGTCGTGGATCGTGATGGCCGACCCGGAGGGCAACGAGTTCTGCGTGCTGCGCAGCCTCGCGCCGGGGGAGTTCGACCTCTGA
- a CDS encoding DUF7507 domain-containing protein, which yields MTAACGMAVATLSIVDAAQLPASADPPTGGTTIVDETFTGRSVADPAWTVQGDTCLTGAITAPPAGAAQIPTCATHRTGPVPGLGVTPGYLQLTDTTTQRAGSVLYNSPIPATAGVTITFDQFQYGGTGADGIGFFLVDGSTDLTETGAPGGSLGYAQRIIDDVTEPGVAGGVLGVGLDAFGNYYDDGEGRGRGCPESERSPSTAEGAVAPNVITVRGPGDGATGYCYLASTTPENPADPDDPGTTLNGGDGTLRARTLAASWRQVNITVTPAPDPRIIVQVRYNPSNPNSPWITELDIPAPADLPSTYKFGLSGSTGGQTDVHLIRNAVVRSVNPLAQLQLEKQVDRSAGALPAVITAGTVIPYQYTVTNAGQEPLSALSIADDTVTGPITCEDTTLVPAPAAGSTTVCRGTYTVTAADVEAGEVVNVATATAQNPAGDPITSPEATVTVPLVSELDLDKEVQTPGPYEAGQEVEYLYTVTNTGGSTITNISVADDRVSSEALVCEVNVLAPGASTTCIGTYTVDTRQADPSGSIVNTAVATGETPAGQEVESPEAQASIGVNTDIAVTKTVDDPEPAVGDTVTFTITATNNGPAIATDVLITDLLPEGRLALLTSSTAGPQPSTYAAGTGAWSIPNLAVGNAVTLTITARVDTNGVVSNTASLTRLDQLDTNAANNSDTVTLNPAALDLAVTKEVIGSALVAAGEPVTFRVTVTNLGPRPGTGITVTEELPPGLTYRPGDSGGTGTYDPASGIWTIGALAVGASATYDFVLDTTAPGTFTNAVSIASVSPTDINSANDSASASVDVRTPIADLAIVKGVSDEETVVGDTVTYTVTVLNRGPDTVRDVFVTDTGPEGITILDSTPSQGTVDLPGGRWDVGTLASGASATLAITARLDTEGTKVNVVTVAAPLLDDPTPADNESSATVTTLGPAVDVAVTKDVARPDGDEDVSAVPLDQDVVFTVTATNNAVAGAPATAATNVVFDDVLEEGLTYVSSTGDGTFDPETGTWSLDSLAVGASATLTIRATGTVVGQRSNTVGLSTLDQRDVDETNNSASATATFVELADLAITKTVDQPVAQPGDTVVYTITITNNGPNATDDTVTEDPALIQANITGHTTDNGTFDEANRIWTIPRLEAGATATLEVSVLISADASGNYRNLVAIQESRVDDPDPSNNTDNAELFVPAADIAVEKTVDDPTAVVGETVTFTVGVRNLGPDAAEDVTVDDLLPAGLTYVSSTATLGTYDPDTGVWSIGDLDPADLPATDPQAELQIVARVAQTGALTNTADSDRSDGVPYDPDPTNNSDSATVNGSEEPALTIVKTARPGTVSAAGERVTYRFRITNTGDVPLSAVAVVEGRFTGAGNLPTPTCPPAASSLAPGASVTCTSVYVVRAADLSARRLRNTARATGTDPLGEPTSSGPDNAVVTIRPPAEPEIATRTSDTRVTPGEAFHDRVRVTRLARGTSVPATARLYGPFTSRAAATCGPGKLVRTVRWRASAGWSRTASVRINEPGVYTWRVTTRATAANTAATSRCGLASETTTVAKPSYPVPAVNGGFSGVLPGLGAERRASTVVRGPGFGLDATVIPTTIARGEMRLPADVDVTSWLRKSAGYGDTIGTAIIAGHVSDRSDRPGAMWGLRRAQRGQVVAVTSAGKSYRYRVTGTSTYPRTRKLPHRFFQTTGAHRLVLISCTNRVRYANGRFHYTKYQVVVAEPVRRKR from the coding sequence ATGACCGCTGCGTGCGGGATGGCCGTAGCCACACTGTCCATCGTCGACGCGGCCCAGCTGCCGGCGTCCGCGGACCCGCCGACGGGTGGGACCACGATCGTCGACGAGACGTTCACCGGCCGCTCGGTGGCGGACCCGGCGTGGACGGTGCAGGGCGACACCTGCCTGACCGGGGCCATCACCGCGCCGCCGGCGGGTGCGGCCCAGATCCCCACCTGCGCGACGCACCGCACTGGCCCGGTGCCGGGCCTCGGCGTCACCCCCGGCTACCTGCAGCTCACCGACACGACCACGCAGCGGGCCGGCAGCGTGCTCTACAACAGCCCGATCCCGGCCACCGCCGGCGTGACCATCACCTTCGACCAGTTCCAGTACGGCGGCACCGGCGCCGACGGCATCGGGTTCTTCCTCGTCGACGGCTCCACCGACCTGACCGAGACCGGTGCGCCGGGCGGGAGCCTGGGCTACGCCCAGCGCATCATCGACGACGTCACGGAGCCAGGCGTCGCGGGCGGCGTGCTCGGCGTCGGCCTGGACGCCTTCGGCAACTACTACGACGACGGCGAGGGGCGGGGCCGCGGCTGCCCCGAGAGCGAGCGCTCGCCCTCGACGGCAGAGGGCGCCGTGGCCCCGAACGTGATCACCGTGCGCGGACCCGGGGACGGTGCGACCGGCTACTGCTACCTCGCCTCGACCACCCCGGAGAACCCGGCAGACCCGGACGATCCCGGCACGACCCTCAACGGCGGCGACGGGACCCTGCGCGCCCGCACCCTCGCGGCGTCCTGGCGCCAGGTGAACATCACCGTCACCCCGGCACCCGACCCGCGGATCATCGTCCAGGTCCGCTACAACCCCAGCAACCCCAACAGCCCGTGGATCACCGAGCTCGACATCCCGGCACCGGCCGACCTGCCGAGCACCTACAAGTTCGGGCTCTCGGGCTCCACTGGCGGCCAGACCGACGTCCACCTGATCCGCAACGCGGTCGTGCGTTCGGTCAACCCGCTCGCACAGCTGCAGCTGGAGAAGCAGGTGGACCGCAGCGCCGGGGCGCTTCCGGCCGTGATCACCGCGGGGACCGTCATTCCCTACCAGTACACCGTGACCAACGCCGGGCAGGAACCCCTGTCGGCCCTGTCGATCGCCGACGACACCGTCACCGGGCCGATCACCTGTGAGGACACCACCCTGGTCCCAGCGCCAGCGGCCGGGTCGACCACCGTGTGTCGAGGCACCTACACGGTCACCGCCGCCGACGTCGAGGCCGGGGAGGTGGTCAACGTCGCGACGGCCACCGCGCAGAATCCCGCCGGCGACCCGATCACGTCGCCGGAGGCCACGGTCACGGTGCCGCTCGTCTCCGAGCTCGACCTGGACAAGGAGGTGCAGACCCCGGGACCGTACGAGGCGGGCCAGGAGGTGGAGTACCTCTACACGGTGACCAACACCGGCGGTTCCACGATCACCAACATCTCCGTCGCCGATGACCGGGTCTCCTCGGAGGCGCTCGTGTGCGAGGTCAACGTGCTCGCGCCCGGGGCCTCCACCACGTGCATCGGCACCTACACCGTCGACACCAGGCAGGCCGACCCGTCGGGGAGCATCGTCAACACCGCGGTCGCGACGGGGGAGACCCCGGCAGGCCAGGAGGTCGAGTCGCCCGAGGCGCAGGCCAGCATCGGCGTCAACACCGACATCGCGGTCACCAAGACCGTCGACGACCCCGAGCCGGCGGTCGGCGACACGGTCACCTTCACCATCACCGCGACCAACAATGGTCCGGCGATCGCCACCGACGTCCTCATCACCGACCTGCTGCCCGAGGGGCGCCTGGCGCTGCTGACCTCGAGCACGGCCGGTCCTCAACCGTCGACGTACGCCGCCGGCACCGGCGCCTGGTCGATCCCGAACCTGGCCGTCGGCAACGCCGTGACCCTCACGATCACCGCCCGGGTCGACACCAACGGGGTGGTCTCCAACACCGCGAGCCTGACCAGGCTGGACCAGCTGGACACGAACGCCGCCAACAACAGCGACACGGTGACCCTGAACCCCGCGGCCCTCGACCTGGCGGTGACCAAGGAGGTCATCGGGTCCGCGCTGGTCGCGGCGGGGGAGCCGGTCACGTTCCGGGTCACCGTCACCAATCTGGGGCCGCGTCCCGGCACCGGCATCACCGTGACCGAGGAGCTGCCCCCGGGGCTGACCTACCGACCCGGGGACTCCGGCGGCACCGGCACCTACGACCCGGCCAGCGGCATCTGGACGATCGGCGCCCTCGCCGTCGGGGCGTCCGCGACGTACGACTTCGTCCTCGACACCACCGCCCCGGGCACCTTCACCAACGCCGTCAGCATCGCCAGCGTGTCACCGACCGACATCAACAGCGCCAACGACTCCGCGTCGGCGAGCGTCGACGTACGCACCCCCATCGCCGACCTCGCCATCGTCAAGGGTGTCTCCGACGAGGAGACCGTCGTCGGCGACACCGTCACCTACACGGTCACGGTCCTCAACCGGGGACCCGACACCGTGCGCGACGTCTTCGTCACCGACACCGGCCCGGAGGGGATCACGATCCTCGACAGCACCCCCTCGCAGGGCACCGTCGACCTCCCTGGCGGGCGCTGGGACGTCGGCACGCTGGCCTCCGGGGCGAGCGCCACGCTGGCCATCACCGCGCGGCTCGACACCGAGGGCACCAAGGTCAACGTCGTCACCGTGGCCGCGCCGCTGCTGGACGACCCCACCCCGGCCGACAACGAGTCCTCGGCCACCGTCACCACCCTGGGACCGGCGGTCGACGTGGCCGTCACCAAGGACGTCGCCCGTCCCGACGGCGACGAGGACGTCTCGGCCGTCCCGCTGGACCAAGACGTGGTGTTCACGGTCACCGCGACCAACAACGCCGTCGCGGGGGCACCCGCGACGGCGGCCACCAACGTGGTCTTCGACGACGTCCTGGAGGAGGGGCTGACCTACGTCTCGTCCACCGGCGACGGCACGTTCGACCCCGAGACCGGCACGTGGAGCCTCGACTCGCTCGCCGTCGGGGCGAGCGCCACCCTCACGATCCGGGCCACCGGCACCGTCGTCGGGCAGCGCAGCAACACCGTCGGCCTGAGCACCCTCGACCAGCGCGACGTCGATGAGACCAACAACTCCGCCTCGGCCACCGCGACGTTCGTGGAGCTCGCCGACCTGGCGATCACCAAGACCGTCGACCAGCCGGTGGCCCAGCCGGGGGACACGGTCGTCTACACGATCACGATCACCAACAACGGCCCCAACGCCACCGACGACACGGTCACCGAGGACCCCGCGCTCATCCAGGCCAACATCACCGGGCACACCACCGACAACGGGACCTTCGACGAGGCGAACCGCATCTGGACCATCCCGCGGCTCGAGGCAGGGGCAACGGCGACGCTGGAGGTGTCCGTCCTCATCAGTGCCGACGCGTCGGGGAACTACCGCAACCTGGTCGCGATCCAGGAGTCCCGGGTCGACGACCCGGACCCGAGCAACAACACCGACAACGCCGAGCTGTTCGTCCCGGCTGCCGACATCGCCGTCGAGAAGACCGTCGACGACCCCACCGCCGTGGTCGGCGAGACCGTCACCTTCACCGTCGGCGTCCGCAACCTCGGCCCGGACGCGGCTGAGGACGTCACCGTCGACGACCTCCTGCCCGCCGGGCTCACCTACGTCAGCAGCACCGCGACGCTCGGCACCTACGACCCGGACACGGGGGTCTGGAGCATCGGCGACCTCGATCCCGCGGACCTGCCCGCGACCGATCCCCAGGCGGAGCTGCAGATCGTGGCCCGCGTCGCCCAGACCGGTGCGCTGACCAACACCGCGGACTCCGACCGGTCCGACGGGGTCCCGTACGACCCCGACCCGACCAACAACTCCGACTCCGCGACCGTCAACGGCTCGGAGGAACCCGCGCTGACGATCGTGAAGACCGCGCGTCCCGGCACGGTCTCCGCGGCTGGGGAGAGAGTGACCTACCGGTTCCGCATCACCAACACCGGCGACGTGCCGCTCAGCGCCGTCGCGGTCGTGGAGGGCCGGTTCACCGGCGCCGGCAACCTGCCGACGCCGACCTGCCCGCCCGCCGCGAGCAGCCTGGCTCCCGGGGCGAGCGTCACCTGCACCAGTGTCTACGTCGTGCGGGCGGCCGACCTGTCCGCACGCCGGCTGCGCAACACCGCACGGGCCACCGGCACCGACCCCCTCGGCGAGCCCACCTCGTCCGGCCCGGACAACGCGGTGGTCACGATCCGCCCGCCCGCCGAGCCCGAGATCGCGACCCGGACCTCCGACACACGGGTCACGCCCGGGGAGGCCTTCCACGACCGGGTCCGCGTGACCCGGCTCGCGCGCGGCACCTCGGTCCCGGCGACCGCCCGCCTCTACGGGCCGTTCACGTCGCGGGCGGCCGCGACCTGCGGGCCGGGCAAGCTGGTGCGCACCGTCCGGTGGCGCGCGAGCGCCGGCTGGAGCCGCACCGCGTCGGTGCGGATCAACGAGCCGGGCGTCTACACCTGGCGGGTGACGACGCGGGCCACGGCTGCCAACACGGCCGCGACCAGCCGCTGCGGGCTGGCCTCGGAGACGACGACGGTCGCGAAGCCGTCGTACCCCGTCCCGGCGGTCAACGGCGGGTTCTCCGGGGTCCTTCCGGGCCTCGGCGCCGAGCGGCGGGCGTCGACGGTGGTGCGGGGCCCGGGCTTCGGCCTGGACGCCACGGTCATCCCCACGACCATCGCCCGCGGGGAGATGAGGCTGCCCGCCGATGTCGACGTGACCAGCTGGCTGCGCAAGTCCGCGGGGTACGGCGACACGATCGGCACCGCGATCATCGCCGGGCACGTCTCGGACCGCAGCGACCGCCCGGGCGCCATGTGGGGCCTGCGCCGCGCGCAGCGGGGCCAGGTGGTCGCGGTGACCAGCGCCGGGAAGAGCTACCGCTACCGGGTGACCGGCACCTCGACGTACCCCCGCACCCGCAAGCTGCCGCACCGGTTCTTCCAGACCACCGGCGCCCACCGGCTGGTGCTGATCAGTTGCACCAACCGGGTCCGCTACGCCAACGGGCGCTTCCACTACACGAAGTACCAGGTGGTCGTGGCCGAGCCGGTCCGCAGGAAGCGCTGA
- a CDS encoding SRPBCC family protein: MRVTTTRVVPLPPEPAWSLLCDSRLQLRPLCPIFFLGTPRPHECALPSGEGAVGAERECRSEQGTVHQRITVWEPPRRLRFHMESTSLGFGRYLDQLTDEFTLTPHPAGTAISRTTTVRARGWLKPARYAMVFVGLKSVHRFVFRNWQTSPTAASALRD; this comes from the coding sequence ATGAGAGTCACCACCACGCGCGTGGTCCCACTGCCCCCTGAGCCAGCGTGGAGCCTGCTGTGCGACTCCCGGCTCCAGCTGCGCCCTCTATGCCCGATCTTCTTCCTCGGCACGCCCCGCCCGCACGAATGCGCGCTGCCCTCGGGCGAGGGTGCCGTCGGCGCGGAGCGCGAGTGCCGCTCGGAACAGGGCACCGTCCACCAGCGCATCACAGTCTGGGAGCCGCCCCGCCGACTGCGCTTCCACATGGAGTCGACCAGCCTCGGCTTCGGGCGATACCTCGACCAACTCACCGACGAGTTCACCCTGACCCCGCACCCGGCAGGCACGGCGATCAGCCGCACGACGACCGTGCGAGCGCGGGGATGGCTCAAGCCGGCGCGGTACGCCATGGTCTTCGTCGGCCTCAAGTCGGTGCACCGGTTCGTCTTCCGCAACTGGCAGACCTCCCCCACCGCCGCCTCTGCGCTCCGGGACTAG
- a CDS encoding isochorismatase family protein, with protein MTTALLIVDVQPTFCEGGELPVTGGNAVAEAVAAHLRATRADYDVVVTTQDRHVDPGAHFSDAPDFVDSWPAHGVAGTANAEIHPATAAALAAVGGADLTIFKGAYAAAYSGFDGTDETGTPLAEALRERGVDAVDVCGIAESHCVKETVLDALRAGLRTRLLVDLTVPVTAELGAAARAEMLAAGAEEARTGLGLDR; from the coding sequence ATGACCACCGCGCTTCTCATCGTCGACGTCCAGCCCACCTTCTGCGAGGGCGGCGAGCTGCCCGTGACCGGCGGCAACGCCGTCGCCGAGGCCGTCGCCGCCCACCTCCGCGCGACCCGCGCCGACTACGACGTCGTCGTCACCACCCAGGACCGCCACGTGGACCCCGGCGCCCACTTCTCCGACGCGCCCGACTTCGTGGACAGCTGGCCCGCGCACGGCGTCGCCGGCACCGCGAACGCCGAGATCCACCCGGCCACCGCCGCGGCGCTGGCGGCCGTTGGCGGCGCCGACCTCACGATCTTCAAGGGCGCGTACGCCGCGGCGTACTCCGGCTTCGACGGCACGGACGAGACCGGCACCCCGCTCGCCGAGGCGCTGCGCGAGCGCGGCGTGGACGCCGTCGACGTGTGCGGCATCGCCGAGAGCCACTGCGTGAAGGAGACCGTGCTCGACGCCCTGAGGGCGGGCCTGCGCACCCGGCTCCTGGTCGACCTGACCGTCCCGGTGACCGCGGAGCTCGGGGCCGCGGCCCGTGCCGAGATGCTCGCCGCCGGCGCCGAGGAGGCGCGCACCGGTCTCGGCCTGGACCGCTGA
- a CDS encoding NUDIX hydrolase codes for MRPTDRLPAYVPESEEEAAYLRTYDPSSYPSTFTTVDIIVLTIRNGELSLPLVKRKGFPYRGRWALPGGFVEPEETLYDAALRELQEETGMTSPRGHLEQLQTYGDPHRDPRARIISVAYLAMIPGLETPRYGSDAEDARFWAVRDLVDEQVALAFDHARILADALERAAAKLEYTTLATAFCEPTFTRGDLRRVYDIVWDTKLPAPNFHRKVSKSPGFVEELPDKRPSGPSGGAPSALLRAGGATTLHPPILRPHRGRLYEGRLDTGTLVRTGPSTDPGPSTGTSTPETEEQS; via the coding sequence ATGCGCCCGACCGACCGGCTGCCCGCCTACGTCCCCGAGAGCGAGGAGGAAGCGGCCTACCTGCGCACCTACGACCCCTCGTCGTACCCGAGCACGTTCACCACCGTCGACATCATCGTGCTCACGATCCGCAACGGCGAGCTGTCCCTGCCGCTCGTCAAGCGCAAGGGGTTCCCCTACCGCGGCCGGTGGGCGCTGCCCGGCGGGTTCGTCGAGCCCGAGGAGACGTTGTACGACGCCGCGCTGCGCGAGCTTCAGGAGGAGACGGGGATGACCAGCCCGCGCGGTCACCTCGAGCAGCTGCAGACCTACGGCGACCCGCACCGCGACCCGCGGGCCCGGATCATCTCGGTGGCCTACCTCGCGATGATCCCGGGCCTGGAGACGCCGCGGTACGGCTCCGACGCCGAGGACGCACGCTTCTGGGCGGTGCGCGACCTGGTCGACGAGCAGGTCGCGCTGGCCTTCGACCACGCCCGGATCCTCGCCGACGCGCTCGAGCGGGCCGCCGCCAAGCTGGAGTACACGACCCTGGCGACCGCCTTCTGCGAGCCGACGTTCACCCGCGGCGACCTGCGCCGCGTCTACGACATCGTCTGGGACACCAAGCTGCCCGCGCCCAACTTCCACCGCAAGGTCTCCAAGTCCCCCGGCTTCGTCGAGGAGCTCCCCGACAAGCGGCCCTCCGGCCCGTCCGGCGGCGCCCCGAGCGCCCTGCTGCGCGCGGGCGGCGCGACCACCCTGCACCCCCCGATCCTGCGACCCCACCGCGGCCGGCTCTACGAGGGCCGCCTCGACACCGGGACGCTCGTGCGCACCGGTCCCAGCACCGACCCCGGCCCCAGCACCGGCACCAGCACCCCCGAGACCGAGGAGCAGTCATGA
- a CDS encoding VOC family protein produces the protein MNSMTPYLCVRDARAAMDWYAGVLGAHVADGPILMDDGRVGHVELDADGARWMMADPFPDLGVEAPDPAGATPVTLHLGVPDVDALVARALDAGARLDRSPEDGPGGRVAVLRDPFDHRWMLNGPSRT, from the coding sequence ATGAACAGCATGACGCCCTACCTGTGCGTGAGGGACGCGCGAGCCGCGATGGACTGGTACGCCGGCGTCCTGGGCGCCCACGTGGCCGACGGCCCGATCCTCATGGACGACGGCCGCGTCGGACATGTGGAGCTCGACGCGGACGGAGCGCGGTGGATGATGGCCGACCCGTTCCCCGACCTCGGGGTCGAGGCGCCAGACCCGGCCGGCGCCACGCCAGTGACGCTGCACCTCGGCGTGCCCGATGTCGACGCCCTGGTCGCCAGGGCGCTCGACGCCGGCGCCAGGCTGGACCGCTCCCCCGAGGACGGACCGGGTGGCCGGGTCGCCGTCCTCCGCGACCCGTTCGACCACCGGTGGATGCTCAACGGCCCGAGCCGCACCTAG
- the nadE gene encoding ammonia-dependent NAD(+) synthetase produces the protein MSALQQEIIETLRVAGSIDPHAEAERRIAFLADYLIRSGASGYVLGISGGVDSTVAGRLAQEACRRAGGTFTAVRLPYHSQRDEADAQAALRFISPDRTVTVDIGASVDAMQAAVATGIEGVLPPVTRAAEDFNRGNVKARARMIAQYAVGAHASSLVVGTDQAAEAVMGFFTKHGDGACDVAPLTGLTKAQVREVGTALEAPADLVEKTPTADLEDDRPGLPDEEAYGITYAQIDAYLTGEDVGEDVAGIIESAYARTRHKRELPAAPAAPARG, from the coding sequence ATGAGCGCCCTGCAGCAGGAGATCATCGAGACCCTTCGCGTCGCCGGCTCGATCGACCCGCACGCCGAGGCCGAGCGACGCATCGCCTTCCTGGCCGACTACCTGATCCGCTCCGGGGCGAGCGGCTACGTGCTTGGGATCAGTGGCGGGGTCGACTCGACGGTGGCCGGCAGGCTCGCCCAGGAGGCCTGCCGGCGCGCCGGCGGCACCTTCACCGCCGTCCGGCTGCCCTACCACTCCCAGCGCGACGAGGCCGACGCCCAGGCCGCACTGCGCTTCATCTCCCCCGACCGCACGGTCACCGTCGACATCGGCGCCTCGGTCGACGCCATGCAGGCCGCCGTCGCGACCGGCATCGAGGGAGTGCTGCCGCCGGTCACCCGGGCCGCCGAGGACTTCAACCGCGGCAACGTCAAGGCCCGCGCCCGGATGATCGCCCAGTACGCCGTGGGCGCGCACGCCTCCTCCCTCGTGGTCGGCACCGACCAGGCCGCGGAGGCGGTGATGGGGTTCTTCACCAAGCACGGCGACGGCGCCTGCGACGTCGCCCCGCTCACCGGGCTCACCAAGGCCCAGGTGCGCGAGGTCGGCACCGCGTTGGAGGCGCCCGCCGACCTGGTCGAGAAGACGCCCACGGCCGACCTCGAGGACGACCGTCCCGGCCTCCCGGACGAGGAGGCCTACGGCATCACCTACGCCCAGATCGACGCCTACCTCACCGGCGAGGACGTCGGCGAGGACGTGGCCGGGATCATCGAGTCCGCCTACGCGCGCACCCGCCACAAGCGCGAGCTCCCCGCGGCCCCCGCGGCCCCCGCGCGGGGATGA